AGATGCACAAAAGGATATAAAATTAAAGGGCAACCCAATATGTATCAGACTCCAACCAAGTGGATTTGAAATTGGGGGCTTCCAAGTCACAAGGTAGCAAGATATAATAGTAATATATGTGTGCGTGTGATCAGAGAAAAATATACAATAGTTGTCTATACTGAAATACCATTCAATGTTAATAAGATAGCTAATCAAACAAAGTGATCAAAGTTTAACTGAGAATAATAATTTGAcgcgtgcaaaaaaaaaatctctcgtcctttctcttttcacctTTGTAGGTTTCCATGTTATTACCAAAGATAAACAAGGTTAGCAGCCTTCTGGTATTTGTTATAAGAATGTGAAAGCAAGGGCAGTTATAAGATCGTGAAGTATTTACTgggctattaaaaaaaatatcattatagcCATCAGTATATAATATAGTGTTACTGCACACTTATTTAGTGTCATCAATTTAGTAGTTGAAATTATGGGGTTATAGATACAGAgggaggaagagagagaaaaaagaatgaaacaCTAATTCATATTAACTGAGATATTTTACAAAACTTACAGTGAGTTTATGTGTTTGAAATAAGGGAAACTAATCCTAGGAGACAATGAGGAATCATGGAAACTAATCCTAAAAGACCATCTAAGACTAAACTTCCTAATTGACTGTCGGACTCTTCAATCCAAGAAATGTAAATCATTTCAAGCTACTTACTGAAATGCTAACAAGGTAACAAACTTTATCTCATAACAGACTGGTGATTTTCAGGCAAAGCAAATTTGACTACCCAGACAGATACACAATGATCCAaaagaaataatgaaataaCATAACCTAAATTGTCTTTTAACTTCTGAGAATGATAAATTACCCATGTCATCCTCTTCACTCATTGAAGATTGCCTCAGAACAGACTTATAATCTTTAGGCAACTTCAACAGAACGCTCTCATCCAGATGTTGCTTTAGGTCATTTTCACACCTGCAACCTGAAAATCAGATTCAAAAACCACAACAAGTGTGCTTTAATGCTACAACTTAAAACACATTGCTagtcagaaaaataaattatcaaaaaatatatatatatgtatatatatatatatatatatatatatatatatatatatatatgtaaaggaTAGCCTTACGCTTTGGCAAAATCTTTCTCGTCTTTAGATAGCCTGTTCCAAAGTTCTTCAGTTTTTTGGATGTGGAACACGAACTTTTCAATCTACAATAAAAACACAGctacaaaattaaacaaaaagcaATCTAATGAACAGAGCAATAAGTCAAGTCAATTCCCAGCCGGTGGCTAGTCTTCAAATAGTTCAGCAACTAATACATACCCAGATACCTTAATTATTATAACCTATTATACAGGTAGTAAAATGAAAGCCGCAAAACTATTATTAGGGTGAAAATATCTGCCAAAAGTGAGTCCACAGAGAAAATTCAATTTACATCTAGTCGAAGATTCACACGGCCATTGCTCATACTTGAGGTTAATAAAAGACTACAATAAATTTCACTAGTTCAATTCTTTTACCCCTGATTCCTTCCCAAGGTTTTAAAAATCGGTTGGCAGCTACAATTTCTGTCGCAACATCAAGGAATTTCGGCTCTCCGCGGCCACGCCGGTCGTTTTCAAGGGTTTTAAACTGCAGTGATCGTCACAGTCACACGTTTTCATTGCCTTTCTTGATGTTACGGGAAATCATGGACAAATGTAGACACAATTGCAGTCGCATTGCCACACGAACACTTAAAAAAACATTGATGTTACGGTAAAAAACCatggttttcaaaaaccttAACCTTGCCGCCAAAATCACGGTTGCCAACCGCTTTTAAAAACCTCGGTACTCATTTGTTCATAATTACCAACAATGTCAAGAAGCAAACCGCAATTGCAATTTCGTACCTAAAGAAGGAATTCAGACTTAACAGGCATAAACATAACAATGGAATTTCTAAGTTGGGTACCTTCTGGATGCGGATCCTGAGATAAGATCTTAACAGAAAGAGAGTTCTATCCAAGTCCATCTGATACAGAGACACTGAAAGAGGATTAGTACCGCCACTGGATTTCTCCTCCACAGTTTCTTCCTGCACAAATAAAAATCTAAAGTTGGTTAGTTAGTTAGGGTTTGAGGTGTGAGAAGTAACGGTTACGCACCAGGAATTGAATGACTTTCTTGACGCGGGAAACCAAATCAGATTCGTAGCGGAGAATCTCGGGGGCTGCCTTCTCGTTGCGCCATGCTCGCTTCAGAAGCTCCGCGTCGGTGGTTGCAATCAAGGCTTCGTAATCGTCGCCCATTGATACTCCTTCCGCCGCAGAGTTTGAAGCCATTCACAACCACCACCCAATTatgtttctcttttcattttgctTCCAACAATTAATAAATTGGCGCCAAAGGGCCAAAAGAGAGACTTCACGTGGCGGGAGCGTATGCTGAGGCGTGTGCATGTCAAAACTTAAAACAATCATGAGTCAACAATTCCcattacttatttaatttagttataattttgctaaatttaatttaaaatttaaaattttggtctttttgtttttttttattaattaaattatttttatagtagTTTAAGTGAATATTTTAAGTCTAAAGGTTTgactgaaacaaaataaaacataagtaaaattaaaaattaattaaatttgtgaattcTTTAGAATAGAAATACTAAGATctgcaagaaaaaaaacaaagaaaccaaaataataaatcaagaGTTAAATGgataacaaaaatacaatttaggCAATTATTTAACCATTAATTCAAGTTAGTTATCGGATTAGTTATGCAACCCAGATCAACCCATATATACAGGGGTGTTCGTGGCCcagattttgttgattttaaaatttaatcctATCAAATTTGATCGATTTGGGTCAATGAATTATCCATTTGAAtttggtttttctttctttcttataactactattttatatcataattcaTCTAAATATCTAAtacaattaacacaatattatcaaatgtctaaaagtagtaaaattgattcatttaataccatcaacataatattttaaattagactaatataaattaaaacaaaatattcttcaataaGATTTACTATAATAGTTTGAATCATAATTATTTCCTACAAACTAATTTCTTGCAACAAGTTCTATTGCAACCAAATTTACttaaacaaatgaacaaaaatatgatccattaatattataatcatggcaaaaaaatgaaaaaaaggtgaaacaaataacaatgtaaTTGAAAGTAATATGACCCAATACTTGTAGTTGTAACACTTGGAGTTTCAATATTAATAGTATTTAAAGTCAAACAACcaactataaaaatttaaacacaatcTCGTTAACACAAAAATTAATcgatattttatacaaatataaaaaaaatgaaataagagatTACACACATGATTCAATCTTTTTCgttacatttattttaacttgCAAGTCATTAATATTTTGCTTAGCAGATCTAAGCCAATTTTGGACACAAATAAGAGCTTCAATAGTAGCATGACTCAAGGAATTATGAAATGAAACTATAATTTTACCCATGTACTAAATGCCGACTCAGATGATACAGTAGATATATGAAGGGACAATATATCTCTAACCATACAAGAAATGTGTTAAAATGTAATGTCTCAAAATGTAAATGTGTTTCTAATTCTATTAGTGTGATGTGTTTCGGTTTTCGTAACTCCCAacatattaaattgttaatatttcattaaaagcACTAAAAGAAATAATGCACTACCACACATTCCCTTGAttgtcaaattatatttttagtttttaatatatattgataacTGACGTGCCTAAGtagattatgtaattaaaacatACAAGAATTAGTAAtattcttccatttttattgcttctttttgtGTGAATCATTGGAATTTCGACACCCTCTGAGTTTTTGTGTAGTAGGCGCCTTAAACTGCTAATTCATACTGTTTTGATGGTTTTCATTTTGCAGATATACAAGcaagagatagagagagaagtTGAAGTCTGATGGTTCACGCTCTGTGCGCCAAGCTCGCTTAGCAGGAAGGTTTCCGCTGAGCGCGAAGAAGGAGCATAGAGAACCTGCAATTAGGCGAAGGGGCGTTTAGCGCACATGACGCGCTTAGCGCCCAACCACTTACTCACGGTCAACGTGTAGCCGCGAAATCTCAAACTCAGAAAGggtttttaagtgaaaaacaaaaagaagaaaggagttGGTTCAGAACAAGAGAAAAGCCCTAAAGCTTGAGCTAGAGTTAGAAGACAATCATTGGGAGCCCATTCTCTTCCACCGATTCACCTTGATTCCTTACTCCTTCACCTTTTACATCCTTTTGTACATTATAGCCCTTTATGACCATGAAGGGCTAAACAACCCATTGTTGGGGAGCTTTCCACCATACTCTCTTGATGTAACgactcttactatctatttaatattattgcttgttGCATTGTTCCTTCTTATGTTTATTTCCATGTACTTGGTTTGATCATCCATTTATATGCTATGTTAGGGTTTAAGCATTGAGAAATGTGGttaatccttagaacttggAATAGCATATAAAATGCTTCATTGTTAGGAATATTGTGAGGTAGTTTAGCCGAATTATACATCTCTATTAATTATGCAGTTCAACTAGTTTAGTTCTTGAGGGATTAAGAAAGAAACTAAGGGTATTAGGCTCCCTCGTGTGAGGAATTACGGTTAGAGTGCTTTCACGGATGTAGGTGATAACTAGAGtattattaaatagagaaaaattaacCCAATTACATTAAGAGAAGTTCCAGAAGGGAGCCCCTAACATAATCAACTTCTGCATTTGCTTTTCGTCATCAATCTCagtgtttattttctttactcaATTTTAGTCTAAAATCACATCATCGTTTAATTTGcaaacaaaaatgatttactTAGCATTTCTCCAATTCATTCATTAATTGCACACAAATTGAATACACACTAGTTCGAGCACAAACAAAATCCTTGTGGAAGCAATACTCAGTTTGATCGTTTTAAAATACTACTTGGACAAATTGGTGCACTTATTAattagtaaatatatatatatatatatatatatatatatatatatatatatataatagaatttctattttaattatatgttcaTGAGTCGGGTTAATGGGTTAACGGATCTATAAATCTAAATCTGTGATCCAACTCGTACGTAAACAGTTTTGGtcgatttgatttaattttgatccAAATATATAAATGACTCAATCCAAATTGTTcggatcaattttaattaatttggattGATGAGTGACTCATATCCATTAACACTCTCCACATATAACCCGGGTTCAACTGTGAAACCCTTAACTAGTTCGACCAATTTCTTATTGTTAAATGTTGCTTTTGTCCATCACGCGGCCCAATGTGTCAAAAAATTGTTAACTGCACGCTAGGCCCTTTAAATACAGCATGACCTTATGGCCGCCCTTAATTATATAAGACTatatgctgttttttttttttttttttaacaatttgacTATCATTTTCAACTAAGCAAACTTGTCATTCAgaataatataagattaattaagtttttagtctttaaattttttaaaattaaatttttaatttttaatttttaaataaaagtttgataataaaacttttaaaattcaatatttatttaatggaaTTTCacgaattaaaaattaaatttttaaaaatttaagattttaacTGGACAAAATTCTATTCAGAAACTAAAAAccttaataagaaaaaatctaGGAATCATGACTAATCAATTTTGTTCTGGgagctaaaaattaaatttcaaaaatatttaaaaactaaaaacttaattaatccaataatatattttgtgacTGCTCAAGGTCCAACTGTCATCTCTAGATGGTCCCTAATTGTAAAATGCATGCATGAAATTTTTTGAAACTTACACAACAATATTGGAAGAACACAAGCTGTGGGTTCTGcaaagtttttttgtttttgccgaTGTTGATTAATAAGTAAGATATATGGACAAGAATCAGACAGAGTCGACCTCGGGATAAGGTGTGGAGTCTCTTTGTTTATAACTTGCCAATACATAACCGGGAAACAAGACACTTGACATGTCTCTTGATTGTATTATGTCTGAACATCATAGTCCTGTCACCATCAGCCAaccaataaattttgttttacatgCTACGAGAGTCaagaattcaagaaaaaaaaaataacattgtcATAATCAGCCAACCAAGGTGTTTTCATTTTGCATGcttctcaaatttaaaaatttgaataaaaaaaacacaagttcTTAAAGTTAACAGATGTGGTGCTCTCACTGTCCCGATTGCTAGTTCAGATGATAATCTCAGCTCAGGTTTTGTTCACTTCTCAGTGCATGCATGTCCATGCACAGACAAGAATTGGAACAAGAGGAGAGAAACAAagagatgaaaaattattatgtattatCCCAACCAATTTTTACGTAACATAATTGAGTTTTTTAGTTTACTCagaaaaataactaataaaacTGAATTACATGTTACGTGAAGATTGATCAAAACCATAATAGTtggaacataaaataaattagggaGGGTTGAAGAGTGAAGATCATATAGACAGCAGTTAGGTCTGTCAAGTCATTCAGACACTAGTTTACATGATttcctgaatttttttcaaaagcttttctATACTTGCCTATCCTACTTTCACTCTGCTATACAGATGCAAAATTAGATCCCATTgcacaaaaaaggaaataagAAACAACAAAATAGGTAGgcaacaaacatattttatatttagcaTAACAAGAATGCAATTTTCATCATCAATCACTTCAGATGTCATCTTCACATGAAGCCCTCCTAGCCTTGTCCCTGTCTCCCCAATAGGAAGGCTTGTACTTGTCAAGGGATAGCTTTCCACTGAAGGATTCCAGAGACTCTTCTAAAAGGGGACCGCTATAATGCTGCTGCCTTTGTAACGGCTCTGACCAAAGTCTACCACTCCGGTTTCCTGCATCATAACCTGGAGTTGAGATGTAATTTGAGTCCATCACCATGTCACCTTCTAGTATTCGGAGAACCTTCAATAAACAACCACAAGTATGCCAAAACAGTTAGATTGTTTTAGAATGCAGAAACATGTCCAAACAACTAAGCTTTTAGTATTTCAGCAATGagcatattatattattaaaaaaatgtaaccaAAAAGTCTTGCCTAAGACTAGCCATTAAACTTGGCTTTTATTGGCAAttgcaacaaattaatttaaacaccACAAATTATTAAAGTGGAAAGTGGAGCAATTTTAGGAACTTAGGAAAGTTGAGAAGAAAGTGCACTGCACGCATGTGAGGAATTACTACTATACAAGCCTCCGGATATTTCGGAGAACATGTTATAATCCTTTTGAGCAAGACATGCAGTTAGCCTTTTCCTACAGGCAGTGTAGGATATTTAACTATAACTAAACATGATCAAGTTCCAAGAAATATGCAATTGTAAGTTCTTAGGAGCAAGCCAAGTTTGCCAAAAAGGGTTCAAAACTTCCCTTACCTGTGACATGCGTGGTCTACATTGAGGATCTCGCTGTATGCATAATGATGCAGCATGCAGCATGCAATAGACCTCATGTTCTGAATAGTGCTTACCAAGCCTTGGATCAATCAGTTCCTCAATGGCATATTCTTCCAACAGTGGTCGTGCCTGTTTAATATTCAAAAGTTTACACAATTAGGCAAGGCTAgtcatgaaaaaacaaaataaattgaagCTTTTATGTTTGTCCATTGGAGTGTCATGAATGTTACTATTTACTCTCTTGAAATGGTGTTGTCAACAATCCAATAACATAACAAGTTAGATATTCTCATACTCTTGACTTACCCACTCAGTAAGGCACTGCTGCCCCTTTGGCCTAGTGAGATCCACAGCTTTTCTCCCTGTAACAAGCTCCACTAATACCACCCCAAAGGAATAAACATCAGCTTTTTCAGTGATTTGGCCACTTTGAGCATATTCAGGAGCCAAATACCTACACAGAAATGGCATAGCTTAGTTGTTATCTCGCATTGCTTATACAAATTTAAGGATGAAACTGTTTCAAGATCAATACAACACTTACCCAAATGTTCCAATCACTCTAGTTTCCACACCCGTGTCTCCATCAGGCTGCCACCTTGCCAGTCCAAAATCGCCAACCTTACATAACATAATTCAGCACAATTACAATACTGTTAGAAATGAAGCACGCATTTGATGCATCTCAAAACACACACTTAAGATCGTGATCTCTAGGAAACTGAAAAATCCATGACCCTTTTCCtttcataagtattttttttaagcagtCCACAATTACTTTAATGAAGAGAAAAtttgaggtaaaaaaaaaaaactgtagagAGATGAACATTCAATAATGAAGTAATGGTGTCTTTCAATATGTAAACTATGACACCGTGTTGTACAAAGGAAGGAAAGCAGTAACCTACCAGAGGTTCAAAATCATGAGTTATGAGAATATTGTTTGGCCTCATGTCACGGTGGATAATACAACCCACTCTACACTCTTCATGAAGATATCGTAAACCGCGAGCAGCTCCAACAGCAATTTTTTGCCGTGCAGACCATTCTAATGTATCCCGTTGTCGCCCTGAAATACTTCAAAGtattaaatcaatttacaaTCAAGTCACCATATTCATATCACTGAATGTAACATGAAAGTATCATGATGTTAACATACTATGCATTAATATATAGCCTTTAAAGACAAAATGTTATGATACTTGGCATATCCATTTATAAaccaaaaaattgattttaaattatcattttccaaTTGTTCAATGACACTTagatatatgatatataattaagaacTTGACAGATTATGAACTTGAAAATCTTCACTAAGTTCAGGCCAattctaaatatatttctatcatgAGATAATTTGGTATGGGAGCAAGAGAAATCACCATATAAATGTGAATCCAATGATCCATTGCATATATACTCATAAACCAGTAGCCTTCTCTTATCCTCTATACAGAACCCAATGAGCATAACAACATTCCGGTGCTGAGCACAGCTCAGGACTTCCACCTCTGAGCAAAATTCAAGATCACCCTGAGAACTAGCCAATTTATGTTGCTTGACAGCAATGACTTGTCCTTCTGGTAGGACCCCTCTATGAACAGATCCAAACCCTCCTTCTGCCAAGAAGTTGGCCTGTGAAAAACCACCAGTAGCAAGTTCTAACTCCGAATAGGTAAACCACCTTGGAGGTTTTCCAAAAACAGGTGCCTTGTGTTGACATATTGAACATAATGGAGGGGGACCAGGTGGGGCGTTTCCGGATAATGCTATTGCTTCTCTTAAATTTCCACTGAAATCCATGTCATTTCTATAGGTTGAGATTTCAAATCCAGCTCCTCTATCAAGCCTAGAATACTTTTCTAGGAAAGCTCTGGTTGTAGATGCTTGAGGAATACCGTGAGATATATCTGATCTCTCTTCATTGCGTTGTGATGATTGTTGATGTAAAAGCAATTCTGTGATCCATGGCTGGTATCTCATGCTTGCTGAAGATGTGGACAGACTTTCACTTTCTGTGTCTGAATTAGTATCAACCAGTTCTTGACTTTCCTTGATAGTTTCCTCTTTTTTGAACTCACCATTCATCTCTGAGATGAAGAATGGTGAAGTTCCTGGATCAGAGCTTGAAACTGATGAAGTACCAGCTTCAGTTGCAGTGAATGGTGTCCCTAGCTCAGGACTGCTAGTTGGAGTTACAGTTGGTCCTTTGATAGAATTTAAGGAATCAAGCTTTATTTTGGTTCGGTTTTCAGGCATGTCATCTTGCTCAGAAGGTGATGGACCTGCTTCTTCAACATCCTTCTTTTGTGGTCCAATCAAATTCAAGCGCAGTACTTTAGGTTGAGAACGCTTCATAACCACAATGTTACACTGCAGTTCTTCCATGCATCGCTTTTCCTCATGTTTGAGCTGTCTGCAAAAAAGGCAACACCAAAAGCCAACAACACAAACTCAATTATAATCTCAGGtaaacaacaaaacaataaGTCAAAAATGGAGATATAATCAAATAGCATGTCTATCAGTGAGGAAAATATAAGAGCTGAGAGACTATTACTTGTCTAATACGACCCAATTGGCTTGTGTTTTTTTGGCTTCTGCAGCCACTGCTCCACAAGGTGATCCGGAAACAATTTTAATCCTGACATTTATCTGTTGGGGAAAAGATTGGAATAAGGATACAACCTCAACATTCAATTTGCATGAACCTCGTATACATCAAGGCTACTAACCTTGTTTGGATCATAGACATTATGGAGCTGAAGGATCATCTGAGAACAAGAATCAGTGAGATCACTCTTCTGCTCTGATATTGTTCCTGGAGGGTACTTCTTAATACCACTGGCACAATCACCAGCAAATCTAGGAAAACCCCATAATCTTCTGCCTGCATACAAGTAGAATACCAGTCAATTACACAGAATACCATGGTGAAGGTCAAATTCCCACAAAACAAACACTGACAAAGTGCATAGTTTAGAACCACTCATTGCTATTTCCTGCCACATTGCCATCACAATTTCAAAAGGAAAAAGCATGAAACAATCcctttatatgataaaaaaaaaaggaggatgATATACATGAAAAACCAATGACCATGTTAGATACTCAAATCTGaatcaaaggaatcaaattcCCATTTTTCCAATTTGCCAGAAAAACAATATCTGGCAAGAAAAAGAAGCGCAAAACTATATCAAATGCAGGCAACAGAGGAATTACCTGAACTTTGTGAAGGCACAACCACTAGTAGTGTAATGCAATCCCCAGGTTGAACAACATGACTGAGGGACCAAACAAGAGCAGTCTTTGGAATTTCCTTTGATGCCTTAACGGCAACAATGACCTTCTCAGCACCATCAGAACCTTTCTCTTGCTTCCCCCGCTTCTGTTGCTCTCGACTCATCAGCACCAATAAGATTGCCTCAAAAACTTCCGTGCTCAAAAGATTGAACTCTCAACAACCATCCAAAGCATGTGTGTTGCCGATTCCTAtataagagaaagagaaacagAAGAAGACGTTCAGTATGATATCTATCAATCATTAGCCTGCCCCACCAGtacaattattatttatcttatcaCCAACATGCTTGTACATTCCACCGGGCAATAAAAGAGACAAATTCTTAATGCCAAATTCAAACCATATGTATCAATATCACAGACTCAAAAGTAAAAACCTTCCCCAACGTTCACAGAATCTTGTTTCTTTTACAAGTACCCTCCCAAAGTAGTATAAAATCCGGGGAGAATCAGATACCCTTTTGTGGATCAGAAAGCAAGACGAGGTTGATGCAGCAGCACCAAGTTCAAAATGCATTTCAAGCTTTCTAAAACCCAACAAGATTCAAAGCAGTGAAAGATGGCATAGCACACTACTGCTTTACTTGCTTGTAGATGAGAGATTTGAAAGGAGACCCTTCACTCCACTACTAGCTGTTGTGCTTTTTGTACCTTCAAATCACCTACCAAGTCAAAATAGTCGAAAAGAAGCTGCttcaaaaaaggtaaagg
This region of Glycine max cultivar Williams 82 chromosome 7, Glycine_max_v4.0, whole genome shotgun sequence genomic DNA includes:
- the LOC100814216 gene encoding DNA replication complex GINS protein SLD5; amino-acid sequence: MASNSAAEGVSMGDDYEALIATTDAELLKRAWRNEKAAPEILRYESDLVSRVKKVIQFLEETVEEKSSGGTNPLSVSLYQMDLDRTLFLLRSYLRIRIQKIEKFVFHIQKTEELWNRLSKDEKDFAKACENDLKQHLDESVLLKLPKDYKSVLRQSSMSEEDDMVPEPQLDTFVLCRSKEYLTGIQLEDGPVDDRSKLFEMEPGVLHFICYKSI
- the LOC100816340 gene encoding inactive protein kinase SELMODRAFT_444075 isoform X2: MSREQQKRGKQEKGSDGAEKVIVAVKASKEIPKTALVWSLSHVVQPGDCITLLVVVPSQSSGRRLWGFPRFAGDCASGIKKYPPGTISEQKSDLTDSCSQMILQLHNVYDPNKINVRIKIVSGSPCGAVAAEAKKTQANWVVLDKQLKHEEKRCMEELQCNIVVMKRSQPKVLRLNLIGPQKKDVEEAGPSPSEQDDMPENRTKIKLDSLNSIKGPTVTPTSSPELGTPFTATEAGTSSVSSSDPGTSPFFISEMNGEFKKEETIKESQELVDTNSDTESESLSTSSASMRYQPWITELLLHQQSSQRNEERSDISHGIPQASTTRAFLEKYSRLDRGAGFEISTYRNDMDFSGNLREAIALSGNAPPGPPPLCSICQHKAPVFGKPPRWFTYSELELATGGFSQANFLAEGGFGSVHRGVLPEGQVIAVKQHKLASSQGDLEFCSEVEVLSCAQHRNVVMLIGFCIEDKRRLLVYEYICNGSLDSHLYGRQRDTLEWSARQKIAVGAARGLRYLHEECRVGCIIHRDMRPNNILITHDFEPLVGDFGLARWQPDGDTGVETRVIGTFGYLAPEYAQSGQITEKADVYSFGVVLVELVTGRKAVDLTRPKGQQCLTEWARPLLEEYAIEELIDPRLGSPNTRR
- the LOC100816340 gene encoding inactive protein kinase SELMODRAFT_444075 isoform X1, which codes for MSREQQKRGKQEKGSDGAEKVIVAVKASKEIPKTALVWSLSHVVQPGDCITLLVVVPSQSSGRRLWGFPRFAGDCASGIKKYPPGTISEQKSDLTDSCSQMILQLHNVYDPNKINVRIKIVSGSPCGAVAAEAKKTQANWVVLDKQLKHEEKRCMEELQCNIVVMKRSQPKVLRLNLIGPQKKDVEEAGPSPSEQDDMPENRTKIKLDSLNSIKGPTVTPTSSPELGTPFTATEAGTSSVSSSDPGTSPFFISEMNGEFKKEETIKESQELVDTNSDTESESLSTSSASMRYQPWITELLLHQQSSQRNEERSDISHGIPQASTTRAFLEKYSRLDRGAGFEISTYRNDMDFSGNLREAIALSGNAPPGPPPLCSICQHKAPVFGKPPRWFTYSELELATGGFSQANFLAEGGFGSVHRGVLPEGQVIAVKQHKLASSQGDLEFCSEVEVLSCAQHRNVVMLIGFCIEDKRRLLVYEYICNGSLDSHLYGRQRDTLEWSARQKIAVGAARGLRYLHEECRVGCIIHRDMRPNNILITHDFEPLVGDFGLARWQPDGDTGVETRVIGTFGYLAPEYAQSGQITEKADVYSFGVVLVELVTGRKAVDLTRPKGQQCLTEWARPLLEEYAIEELIDPRLGKHYSEHEVYCMLHAASLCIQRDPQCRPRMSQVLRILEGDMVMDSNYISTPGYDAGNRSGRLWSEPLQRQQHYSGPLLEESLESFSGKLSLDKYKPSYWGDRDKARRASCEDDI